Proteins encoded within one genomic window of Variovorax sp. OAS795:
- a CDS encoding Mth938-like domain-containing protein — translation MKLQPDKSDVQSLTAHGPGWVAINNEKVEGSVVVGSRGERFAWDCTRFDQLGPEHFAQLASLGAELIIFGSGTRIRFPQAAWLQPLMAKRTGVETMDTPAACRTYNILAGEGRHVIAALLVEPPQVG, via the coding sequence ATGAAGCTCCAGCCCGACAAATCCGACGTCCAGTCCCTTACCGCCCACGGCCCCGGCTGGGTCGCGATCAACAACGAAAAGGTCGAGGGCAGCGTGGTGGTGGGCTCGCGCGGCGAACGCTTTGCGTGGGACTGCACCCGTTTCGACCAGCTGGGGCCCGAGCATTTCGCCCAGCTGGCGTCGCTGGGCGCGGAACTGATCATTTTCGGCAGCGGGACCCGCATCCGCTTTCCGCAAGCGGCGTGGCTCCAGCCCCTCATGGCCAAGCGCACCGGTGTGGAGACCATGGACACCCCGGCAGCCTGCCGCACCTACAACATCCTGGCCGGCGAAGGCCGCCACGTGATCGCCGCCCTGCTGGTCGAACCACCCCAGGTTGGCTGA